The genomic segment CCActtgattttacagatgaaaaaactgaagccCGATGAGTTGAATAATTTATAGAAAGTACTGATTGATTTTCCTTGGAGGGTCTAAGTCTATGATAACTTTCTGCCAGGCTGAGGTTCTTTATTCAGTGTTGTCTCTGCAGTGTAATCTACAGCAGGTTCACTATGGAAATGGATTTTTCCAAGTCATTGAAAACCATAAGAACTCTAAGTCCACCAGTACAGATGAGCATGGAATTTCCATATATGGATATTTTCTGCCCTTCACCTGGAGGGTACATCTGACTATAACTTATGGGCCATAGCCATTGGTAAGAGAAATTATTTGGTTGGAAGATGACAAAACCACTGTCTACATCATGGGTCAACAAACATATATTTTGTAGAGAAAATCAGTAAATAGTTTAGGCTCTGTGACTACTACTCAACTCCTCTGATGGAATGTGAAAGCCGCTGTAGACAATATGTAATttaatgggcatggctgtattccaataaaatgtgatctacaaaaacaggtggcaggccagGTTTGGCTCCCAGGCTGTAGTTTTCCAACCCATGATGCAGATTTATCAAGGTATTTCTGCTGTTGAGACCCAAGACTCAAGTCTGATTGTTTGATATTTGAGACTGATAGGCACTCCCTAAATTAGAACAAATATAAGTGCAATAGGTGAAATCAACCACCTATTGAAATGGTGAGAATGTTTCCTCTAAGTGATTGGCTGAGCCATTCAAGATTGAGAAATTATTGGCCCAAAGACAACTAACATCCAGTTTTATTAAACCTTGTTCGAGGAAAATTCAGGAACTTGAAAGTAAGAATTTGTTAGTATTTATCCAATATCacttgaatgtgtgtgtgtgagagagagagagggagagagagaaagagagagagaggaagagagagaattcaaacttttcaatgattcattaagACCTACTTTGGTGGTCTGGATAGAATGACCCCCAAGATGGTCAGCCTCCTAATATCCATCTGTCAGTCTTCCTTTGTGTGTTCTGTTTTCCTTGGTTTGCTCTTGTAGAGAAGAACCATCCTGGTTTATGCTCATGAATACTCATGTAACTGGAAAAAATCAATTCccattgtaaaaaaataaaatgatgtctgGTTTATATATTGGTCTTTTGGTATATGAGTCTGGTTAGTATAAGTTGGTCCCTGAAAACCTGCTTAGAGTCCAGGGAAAATAATTTCTGGTCTCCCAGTGATGAAGTCCAGCCTCTACCATGGTGATCTTACAGCGTGCTGTCCTTGGAAGCCTTGTTTGGAGGTTGATTGGAATTGTGGCATCTCCAtcatgtctttttcttactgCAACACGGTTATATTCCTTTTGACCTAGGCAGGGGGTATGTCTGATGTCACTTAACTCAAATTACACATGTAGGTTGCAGGGTACAAAAGGCAAGTAACAGAAATTGCATCCTGGAAAGTGGACTTAGGCTACTGAAATTAGGCTATCATTCAAGGGACTCAGTGAACAGTGTGTTTAGAGGTCTTAGAgctggaaatttttgttttaactatCATGTAATCCAGtagagacaaaaataaacttaaaagtacTTGAACATGTTATTTAATTGCAAAGGCATTGTAGTCAGGATAGGTTAGGCTTATGCTATACTAACAATTACCACATTTTGATGGCTTAGCATAGAAAGATTTATCCCTGTTTTTACAGAGTCTCTTGAGTCTGTGGGAAATGTGGATGGAGGGAGGGCTCTGCTCCATTTATtcactcagggacccaggttGGTGAAGACTCCACCACCTGGAATGTCAACAATTGCTGTAACAAGGGGAAAGAGAAACTAGAGAATCATGTAGGggcttttaaaacattatttcctcTAACATTTCATTAGCCAGAATATCAGTCACATAGCCTGCCTATTTCAAGAGAGCTTGGGAATGTAGTCATCTGTGTGTCTATCACAGGCATGTCACAGAGCATGGGTAGCCAGGAAGACATCTCATATGTGGTTGACAGCAGAGGGAGGAGTGAGGGAAGAACACCAgcttgagaaagaggaaagataGCGTGTCTGCTTCCTGATATGTCACCTAGTTCTCTAAGCCATCCCGAAGCTCTATTAATGTTGGGGtagcattttccaaatgaataGATAGAAAACCATCTTATTAAGGTTCTATTAAGACTAGCCAGGGAACCACCACCAAAAAGCTATTTATATCCATTTGTTTCATAAACAGAGTGACCCCCTCTCCCACGACTATCTCTACCAATAACTCTAAGAGCCAAGTTCCTGAAAACATCCTGCAGGGAGTTGAGGGTGTCATATTCTCAAACTTCTTCCCCTTGTTGTTAAATCTCTTGAGTTTAGGGACACCACTTAACCACTAGTTATTCAAGGTAAATGACATAACCCAGATTTAATTGTCCCAGTCTCTTGCCTTAATTGGCAACACAGCTACACCCCTGTGCCCATATGCCAAATAAGGAAACCAGAAGATGAGGGGgccaggagaggagaaggagcagtGCAGAAGTGGCCTGCATAATTCCATAGATGACATGCCAGTGGATGTTCTTCTCAAGCTTTCAGCAAACTGATGGAAGGTTAGGTTCAGCTGGATTCATTGGAAGAAGATAACACAGGATGAACAGAGAAGAAATTGTGGGAATGGAGATCACTTTAGGTCCTTATATTTTGAGGTGAGAAAAATTTACTAGTGGGTTGTGATGCAATGAATTGAATcacattttttcccaaaaagcTAGCTTGACAAAAATCTTGGCCAACCTAGATTTGGCaggaatcacattttttttttccataaagctAGCTTGAAAAAATCTTGGTGCAAGTCTCTGGAGTAAGATCAGAGTTGCCCCCCATCAGGCCAAACTAGCTAGGCCCTTGGGTCCTCTTCACCCTCAGTTTTTGTATATGGGTTGCTTTGGGAAGGGCATGATCTCATGCAAGCAATCTTTGCAGCTGAGCATCAACCCATTCCTTGAAGGGGGGCTAGGCTGCACATCATGTCTAGCACAAGCTTTGTGCTCATTGCACtctctttgttttgatttttacctTGAGAAGAATTCCAGAGATCTAGTCAGATTGTAGAGCTAGACAAGAAACTTGAACAAATATATCTGGCTTGGATGGAAAGCCTGGAGTGTAATCAGCTTAGTTGGTGACCCATTTCCCCATCACTGGCTAACTACTAAGCGGATTTTCTTCCTTGAGGCCTTTTGTAGGATATAATGTATATCATGAGCCTTAGGGGAGCTCATGGAATGTCAATATTCACCAAGAAGTACCCCAAGTAATAGGGAAGTAGACTTTGCTGCTCTTCAAGAGTCTGTTGGTGTAGGAAGGGAATTAACCTAACTACTGTATGTTAggtactttattttatatagcCTCAAAGTTTCCTACAAACActataaagtatttattaatttcctcactttgcagaggagaaactgagactTGTGGAGGTTAAGTGACCTTCCAAAGATCTCAAGACAAGGAAGCATAAGCTAGAAAGAAGACCCCATGGCACAGGATCTATAAAGTTTTGCCCACCCGTGAAGTCCTTGCACCTAGAAAGTGTGTGaagatggtcaataaatatttgttgaatgattaagAAGTGACAGAGCAAGTATCCAAAATCACATACATCTCACCTTAAAACACAAGTCTCTAATTTTTATCATGTGAAATACACAGCATTCAGGGAAAGTTGTGAGATCCAGGATAAGAAACACACTTTTGCTTAATCAGAAAATGCAATCTTGTGGTTTAACTTCTGCACCATGATGCTTCTCTGACTCTGCTCATCCATGTGGCAGAGGCAGCTGTCTTAATGCAGTATAGGAATGAATCCATCACATGAGGTGTGGGGAGAAAGCCAGTGATGGGAGTGGTCACATCTTTGTCACCCACCAACTATATTCACTTCTAGAGAGTGGTTGAAAATTTGAGCTTTCAGAAGCCAATTGTGATGGATGAAGTATTAGATGAATTCTGGCCAAATAACCTGAACCACAGTGCTCAGGATAGTATTACCTGCTGGTTTTTCAGATCATTTTGTAAGAAAATGAGGGAAGGCAGTATCAATGCTAAATAGGACAACTGGCTTAGAGTTTGCTTTCCAGACTTAAGAACCAGACAAAGGGTGAATTTTGTGATCTTAGTTAAGAGACATAGCTCCCTTTTCATGGGTTCTTATTGAGCTTGTGATTTGGGCCATAACAGACTTCAGAGCATCCAGGGGCTTTGCCACTGTTGTGCTGACCTACATCACTATGGATTACCAATAATAGGATTTGCCACTCGGAAGCTTGGACTATACTTATTCAAAACTTGCAAGGTAGTTTCTAACAGAGGAATATGGCTTCAGTTTCTCATTATTTCCTGCTAGTTCTGTTCTTTCTGGATTCACATGAAGCTCAGCCATCCTGTCTGCCAGGATGTATCTGCTCAGAGGACAGTTTCGGCAGGTGCGCTGTGCTACCAAGATGCCAGGAGGTCGTAGGGGATGGGCTTTCTTTGGGGATGATGTGGAGTGGGAACAGGTCTAGATTTGGCAGGAAATCAGCAAAATCTCTAGTTGGTGCTGAACTTTGGAGAACTGTGCACTTTTACCAAAATGGGTCTCTTTTATTTCAAGTGAATaacatctattttttcttttaattcatacATCTAATGCCAGAATAAACCTGATCTCATTTCCCTGTTGTTcacctttttaaaagatatatttatttattttagaaagagagagagtgagagagagcgcatgagtggggggaggggcagagggaaacagagagatgaagcagactccccgctgagtgggagcTCAgttcggggcttgatctcaggaccctgagatcatgacttgcatgcaaccaagagtcagtcgcttaactgactgagccacccaggcaccccctcccccccagtatTCACCTTAAAGCTTTTGTGGTTTTTGTACAGGGCTCTGCAGTGCATATCTATCTCTTTGGGAAAGATCCCCAGGAACCATCCTGAAGAGTTAAAGCTGTTGAGAATTGAAAATTCACCCTTATTTGAACTGCCCCAAGGGTCCTTCATCAACATGAGCACGTTGGAATACCTTTGGCTTAATTTTAACAATGTCACTGTGATACATCTAAGAGCCCTGGAGCACCTGTCTGAACTGAAAGAGCTGAGACTGGAGGGGAACAAACTCCGTTCAGTACCATGGACAGCATTCCAAGCCACTCCTGTCCTGAGGGTCTTGGATCTCAAACACAACAGGATCGATGCGCTCCCTGAGCTAGCTCTTCAGTTCTTGGTCAACCTGACCTACCTTGACCTATCCTCCAATAGGCTTACAGTTGTATCCAAGAGTGTCTTCTTGAACTGGCTGGCCTACCAGAAACACCTGCAGCCTGGCTGTGGAGCCAAGATTCTCTCCAGCATGGTGCTGGCACTACACAACAACCCCTGGCTATGTGACTGTCGCCTGAGGGGACTTGTCCAATTTGTAAAGTCCATCAGCATCCCGGTCATCCTGGTGAATTCCTACCTGATGTGCCAACGCCCTCTCTCCAAGGTGGGGCAGCTCTTTCATGAAACTGAGCTCAGTGCTTGCATGAAGCCACAGATCTCAACCCCTACTGCCAGCGTCACCATCCAGATGGGACAGAATGTGACCCTGAGATGCCTGGCACGAGCCAGTCCTTCACCAACCATTGCATGGACTTATCCCCTGAGCATGTGGAGGGAATTCGATGGTAAGCCACAGGCGCCCTCTCAATGTATCTGGGGGAATAGTAAGGTCTTACAGCAACAGCAACCTTATCCTCAGTAGGAAGGTTCTGAACTGGGCCAATCGTGAAGTCAGGATGCGGGTAAGATTGGGATGGGCCTGAATTATACCAACTGCAACAGGGAAGTTTCCAAGATAGTGTTCCACTATTGGCATGATTTTAAATGGTTGCTTGCAGATCTCTAtggaatatatatgcatatgcaaatGTATATATTGGAGTTGACTTGACATAttgtataaatattataaattatatatgaacAAATATGTTCTTTGAGAGTCTCCTAGATGCAAAACACtattctgtgtgtttttaaatcaTAGGATTTCTGACTAGGACTGATTCTAGAGATTATCTatcatttatttcctaaaattgcTGGAGCAGACTCATCTTGTTTGAAATAAGATTTCCAGGCCTCTGCCCTGTAGATTCA from the Halichoerus grypus chromosome 7, mHalGry1.hap1.1, whole genome shotgun sequence genome contains:
- the LRIT2 gene encoding leucine-rich repeat, immunoglobulin-like domain and transmembrane domain-containing protein 2, which produces MASVSHYFLLVLFFLDSHEAQPSCLPGCICSEDSFGRALQCISISLGKIPRNHPEELKLLRIENSPLFELPQGSFINMSTLEYLWLNFNNVTVIHLRALEHLSELKELRLEGNKLRSVPWTAFQATPVLRVLDLKHNRIDALPELALQFLVNLTYLDLSSNRLTVVSKSVFLNWLAYQKHLQPGCGAKILSSMVLALHNNPWLCDCRLRGLVQFVKSISIPVILVNSYLMCQRPLSKVGQLFHETELSACMKPQISTPTASVTIQMGQNVTLRCLARASPSPTIAWTYPLSMWREFDVLTSSTAEDTALSELVIPAAHLVDRGNYTCVASNSIGRSTLVISLHVQPTLALTATHTPSFPSDGNAYVDLRVVRQTVHGILLEWFAAADAPEEKWFTLYLASDETLRKEVVHIGPGINTYTVEDLLPGTKYEACLSLEGQPARRGRCVVFVTGRDHGELEGRERLLHVAVVLCVVLLAVPVGTYVCAAQAPCSCRAWGLHCCPQRRKAPRCPRAAPQPRDRYYREHIAVCEDGLGHREAEGDEEQDREEDWG